One region of Arthrobacter sp. StoSoilB22 genomic DNA includes:
- the aroQ gene encoding type II 3-dehydroquinate dehydratase: protein MTEASPATETGRGTILVINGPNLNLLGTREPEKYGTSTLADVEQLAMKAAAAHGFTVDCVQSNHEGDLLDAIHAARGTAVGIVINAGAYTHTSVALRDALAAVQLPAVEVHITNVHQREEFRHHSYLSGVCNAIIVGAGVLGYKLAIDYLADSI, encoded by the coding sequence ATGACTGAAGCCTCTCCTGCCACCGAAACCGGTCGCGGCACCATCCTTGTGATCAACGGCCCCAACCTGAACCTTCTGGGCACCCGCGAACCGGAGAAGTACGGAACGTCCACCTTGGCTGACGTGGAGCAATTGGCCATGAAAGCTGCGGCCGCCCATGGATTCACTGTTGACTGCGTTCAGTCCAACCACGAGGGCGACCTCCTGGACGCCATCCACGCAGCGCGAGGCACCGCCGTCGGAATTGTGATCAACGCCGGCGCCTACACGCATACTTCCGTGGCCCTTCGCGACGCCTTGGCGGCTGTGCAGCTGCCCGCCGTCGAGGTGCACATCACCAACGTGCACCAGCGTGAAGAGTTCCGCCACCATTCGTACCTGTCCGGCGTGTGCAACGCGATCATCGTGGGTGCGGGGGTTCTGGGCTACAAACTGGCCATCGATTACTTGGCTGACTCGATATAA
- a CDS encoding metallophosphoesterase, whose protein sequence is MTFSDSLANRVRTVGRGFAVTAAVGAAAGAAAAAYGWWEKDQFEVRHETLPILPEGSGPLRVLHLSDIHFVPGQDKKTQWLQSLADLKPDLVVNTGDNLSHAKAIDPLIQALRPLLEFPGVFVPGSNDYYGPRIKNPAGYFRGPSRMRTDPIALDWPKLRSAFGMGGWIDLTNRAQSVVLNGLRFDFSGVDDPHLGRERYAGWPRGTVNQDARPHLKVAVIHAPYQRVLDHFTEAGADLVLAGHTHGGQICIPGYGALVANCDLPTWRAKGLHDWESDSFTTPVNVSGGIGTSRFAPVRIACRPEAVLLTLTPRN, encoded by the coding sequence ATGACCTTCAGTGATTCATTGGCAAACCGCGTCCGCACCGTCGGGCGCGGTTTCGCCGTCACTGCTGCCGTCGGCGCAGCAGCAGGTGCAGCGGCCGCCGCTTACGGCTGGTGGGAGAAGGACCAGTTCGAGGTCCGCCACGAAACCCTGCCCATTCTTCCGGAGGGATCCGGGCCGCTCCGGGTCCTGCACCTGAGCGATATTCACTTCGTCCCAGGCCAGGACAAGAAGACGCAGTGGCTGCAATCGCTGGCAGACCTCAAGCCTGACCTTGTGGTCAACACGGGTGACAACCTTAGCCACGCCAAAGCCATCGACCCCCTGATCCAGGCACTTCGACCACTGCTGGAGTTCCCCGGCGTATTCGTACCGGGCTCCAACGACTACTACGGCCCGCGAATCAAGAACCCGGCGGGTTACTTCCGCGGTCCTTCGCGGATGCGAACCGACCCCATCGCCCTTGACTGGCCCAAGCTCCGCTCGGCGTTCGGAATGGGCGGCTGGATCGACCTCACCAACCGCGCCCAGTCAGTGGTGCTGAACGGTTTGCGATTCGATTTCTCGGGAGTTGATGATCCGCACCTGGGCCGTGAACGCTATGCTGGCTGGCCCCGCGGAACGGTCAACCAAGACGCCCGCCCCCACCTGAAGGTGGCCGTCATTCACGCTCCGTACCAGCGTGTGCTGGATCACTTCACCGAGGCCGGAGCAGACCTGGTCCTTGCCGGCCACACACACGGCGGCCAGATCTGCATCCCCGGCTACGGGGCGCTGGTGGCCAACTGCGACCTTCCTACGTGGCGCGCCAAAGGCCTCCACGATTGGGAAAGCGATAGCTTCACGACGCCGGTAAACGTCTCCGGCGGTATCGGCACGTCTCGCTTCGCACCGGTCCGCATCGCCTGCCGCCCGGAAGCCGTGCTGCTGACGCTCACGCCGCGCAATTAG
- a CDS encoding transglycosylase domain-containing protein, with product MTESLALAGKVENMVTRKNPLFDTATTLGKILGFLGVSAICGVLVAGLLVPAAAVSGSAASGSIQFFDTLPAELQVDPPSQNTTILAKDGTPIASIYAENRTKVPLDSMSPFIKDAVIAIEDSRFYEHGGIDTTGIMRAIVSTARGNKQGASTITQQYVNNVINESLVASDREEDVKLNGGGKGVGDKLREMKLAIALEKKFSKEQILEGYLNIVFFNRDAYGIEAASKFFFSTTAKDLTLPQAALLAGLVNSPSAFDPIANPDNAKVRRDLVLAAMVNQGKITQAQYDEAVATPVTTQVTPARQGCAYATMAPYFCDYVLHLLFNNPAYGDTQEERIKRVQRGGLTIQTTLDPTAQNVAQQQVDATAGANPDKWGASIVSVQPGTGQIVSMAQNTVWLPQEGKFDQTQNFNVDVLDADGNDLNGIGGFQPGSTMKPFTFAQWLNEGKSMNQNVNAAQRKYGVNFPWKNTCPTPTDGFYDANVPGSFDLQNSDLGYYRNMTVLYGLMNSINTATFASAAQVDLCGIQGIVDATGIHGGLPTRDNTGKVTDPNPQVPMTRLSNLIGATQTAPLTMAAAFATFAADGKYCEPIAITSVKDQSGAQLPAQSSSCKDAVKPEVARGVAYAMGKVLDEGSGSLIRPALNSKNFPVAAKTGTNDTNGSTWVVGYTSGLATASWFGDPLADQSRYGRNLTINGKFYPSIDGYMIAGPQFTNYMLAVAPAYGTNPFQQPPSNLLGTAPAPQRNNSPSNTPSTAPNPAPPSGNGNNGNGNNGNGNGNGNKN from the coding sequence ATGACAGAAAGCCTAGCCCTTGCCGGTAAAGTGGAAAACATGGTGACTCGCAAGAACCCACTATTCGACACTGCCACCACCCTCGGAAAGATTCTAGGCTTCCTTGGTGTGAGCGCGATTTGTGGCGTCCTGGTCGCGGGCCTTTTGGTCCCCGCCGCCGCCGTTTCGGGCAGTGCCGCAAGTGGTTCAATTCAGTTCTTTGACACTCTGCCGGCGGAACTTCAGGTGGATCCGCCCAGCCAGAACACCACCATCCTGGCGAAGGACGGTACGCCGATCGCCTCGATCTACGCGGAGAACCGGACCAAGGTTCCCTTGGATTCGATGAGCCCGTTCATTAAGGACGCTGTCATCGCGATCGAGGACAGCCGTTTCTATGAGCACGGCGGCATCGACACCACCGGCATCATGCGAGCCATCGTCAGCACCGCCCGTGGCAACAAGCAGGGCGCGTCCACCATCACGCAGCAATACGTGAACAACGTCATCAACGAGTCCCTGGTGGCGTCCGACCGCGAAGAAGACGTCAAACTCAACGGTGGCGGCAAGGGCGTGGGCGACAAGCTCCGCGAAATGAAGCTCGCCATCGCCCTGGAGAAGAAGTTCTCCAAAGAGCAGATCCTCGAGGGCTACCTCAACATCGTCTTCTTCAACCGTGACGCTTACGGAATTGAAGCTGCCTCAAAGTTCTTCTTCAGCACCACTGCCAAGGACCTCACTCTTCCGCAGGCGGCCCTCCTGGCCGGCCTTGTGAACAGCCCCTCTGCGTTCGATCCGATTGCCAACCCGGACAACGCCAAGGTGCGCCGTGATCTTGTGCTGGCAGCCATGGTCAATCAGGGCAAGATCACCCAGGCACAGTACGACGAAGCTGTTGCCACCCCGGTCACCACGCAGGTCACCCCGGCGCGCCAGGGCTGCGCCTACGCCACCATGGCGCCGTACTTCTGTGACTACGTGCTGCACCTGCTGTTCAACAATCCTGCCTACGGCGATACCCAGGAAGAACGCATCAAGCGTGTCCAGCGCGGCGGCCTCACCATCCAGACCACCCTCGACCCGACAGCACAGAACGTAGCTCAGCAGCAGGTTGACGCGACGGCGGGCGCAAACCCGGACAAGTGGGGCGCCTCGATCGTCTCCGTCCAGCCCGGCACCGGCCAGATCGTCAGCATGGCGCAAAACACTGTGTGGCTGCCTCAAGAGGGCAAGTTCGATCAGACGCAGAACTTCAACGTGGACGTCCTCGACGCCGACGGAAATGACCTCAATGGCATTGGCGGGTTCCAGCCCGGTTCAACCATGAAGCCCTTCACGTTTGCCCAGTGGCTGAACGAGGGCAAGTCGATGAACCAGAACGTCAACGCGGCCCAACGTAAATACGGCGTCAACTTCCCTTGGAAGAACACCTGTCCTACACCGACGGACGGCTTCTATGACGCCAACGTGCCGGGAAGCTTTGACCTGCAAAACTCGGACTTGGGCTACTACCGGAACATGACTGTCCTCTATGGCCTCATGAACTCCATCAACACCGCGACTTTTGCTTCAGCTGCTCAGGTTGACCTCTGTGGCATTCAGGGAATTGTGGACGCCACCGGCATCCACGGCGGTCTTCCCACGCGTGACAATACGGGCAAGGTCACGGATCCCAACCCCCAGGTTCCCATGACACGGTTGTCAAACCTCATTGGCGCAACGCAAACGGCTCCGCTCACCATGGCTGCAGCCTTTGCAACATTCGCAGCCGACGGCAAGTACTGCGAGCCGATTGCCATCACCTCGGTGAAGGACCAGTCCGGAGCTCAGCTTCCTGCCCAGTCTTCCAGCTGTAAAGATGCCGTAAAGCCTGAAGTGGCCCGCGGCGTTGCTTACGCCATGGGCAAGGTGCTGGATGAAGGTTCCGGCTCTTTGATCCGTCCGGCCCTGAACTCCAAGAACTTCCCGGTGGCTGCAAAGACGGGTACCAACGACACCAACGGCTCCACCTGGGTAGTGGGCTACACCTCAGGTTTGGCAACGGCCTCCTGGTTCGGCGATCCTTTGGCTGATCAGTCGCGCTACGGACGCAACCTGACCATCAACGGCAAGTTTTACCCCTCAATCGACGGTTACATGATCGCCGGTCCGCAGTTCACCAACTACATGTTGGCTGTGGCACCTGCGTACGGAACCAACCCGTTCCAGCAGCCGCCATCGAACCTGCTCGGTACGGCTCCCGCGCCGCAGCGGAACAACTCCCCGTCCAACACGCCGTCAACAGCGCCCAACCCCGCCCCGCCCTCCGGTAACGGCAACAACGGGAACGGTAACAACGGCAACGGCAACGGCAACGGCAACAAGAACTGA
- a CDS encoding NUDIX hydrolase: MPQLARRLFVLPPELEGAAQNWLELGERTPRAARYASSVVLLRDSPTGLETWLGYRPGSSPLGVVAFPGGSLDPSDDDPVGWLGPSPQHWAEQMGTDDVGLARRHVVGAIRELFEETGVLLAGPDASSTVESNSTIDWMRAREAVAAQEKSFTEMLTKRGLSLRTDLLKPLVNWLSPDFAHARFNTRYFAATVPVNQQPSILGSKGVWGRWVCASQAIALRDTSALGDEIGQENTVGLKLGQLLVPGSEIMLEKMANANGCIAYLSYKRKAHVYQAKLVDEGGILMLEVEAARTVAGEPQRER; encoded by the coding sequence GTGCCACAGCTTGCCCGCCGTCTGTTTGTACTGCCCCCGGAACTCGAAGGGGCAGCACAAAACTGGCTTGAGCTTGGCGAACGGACCCCCAGGGCCGCCCGCTACGCCTCCTCCGTTGTGCTGTTGCGCGATTCGCCCACCGGCTTGGAAACCTGGCTTGGATACAGGCCGGGTTCCTCGCCGTTGGGCGTTGTCGCGTTCCCGGGCGGTTCTTTGGACCCGTCCGACGACGACCCCGTCGGCTGGTTGGGCCCGTCACCTCAGCATTGGGCTGAGCAGATGGGAACGGACGACGTCGGACTCGCCCGCCGTCACGTAGTGGGCGCCATCCGCGAACTCTTCGAAGAAACGGGTGTCCTGCTCGCAGGCCCTGACGCTTCTTCCACGGTCGAATCGAACTCCACCATTGACTGGATGCGCGCCCGCGAAGCCGTGGCCGCCCAGGAGAAGTCCTTCACGGAGATGCTTACCAAGCGCGGGCTGTCCCTCCGCACCGACCTCCTGAAACCCTTGGTGAACTGGCTCAGCCCGGACTTTGCGCACGCGCGTTTCAACACCCGGTACTTTGCCGCCACTGTCCCGGTGAACCAGCAGCCCAGCATCCTGGGCAGCAAGGGTGTGTGGGGCCGCTGGGTGTGTGCCTCCCAAGCCATTGCACTGCGGGACACCTCAGCACTTGGTGATGAGATAGGCCAGGAGAATACTGTGGGCCTCAAGCTCGGCCAGCTCCTGGTGCCGGGCTCGGAAATCATGCTCGAAAAAATGGCCAACGCCAACGGCTGCATCGCGTATCTGAGCTATAAGCGCAAAGCGCACGTGTACCAGGCGAAACTGGTGGATGAGGGTGGCATCCTCATGCTCGAGGTCGAAGCCGCCCGCACCGTGGCAGGGGAGCCCCAGCGCGAACGCTAG
- a CDS encoding ABC transporter ATP-binding protein, translating to MSKQTSFFTSVGRLYPHVRPILPRLFMGLICALLASIVALTIPQVLRVLVNNSLQPGGSTDAVWIAAVVILALGIAEAGLVALRRQFVINPATTVETRMRVTLYGHLQQLTVAFHDRWGSGQLLSRAMTDLSFLRRWMAFGAIMLVVTTLTVIIGVGVMFSMSWQLALIFLAAAVPIMINSFRFRRRFSLVTRLSQDQAGDLATTVEESVHGIRVLKAFGRSREALENFNGQAEELRQTEIAKAKQQAGFTLVVTLLPELALGVGLVVGIMLVANGQLSIGALVAFFATAAVVATPVEFSGMLLAMALTAKTALDRHFEVMDTENTITSPDHATVPETLKGALRFEHAGFGFDDGGTLLHDVTLDIRPGETMALVGITGSGKSALLQLVPRLYDVTSGAVTIDGVDVRDYDIDELRRIVAVAFEDTTLFSSSVRDNVLLGAPDPSDAALDEALDVAQAHFAYSLPDGVDTLIGEEGLSLSGGQRQRIALARAIAAKPKVLVLDDPLSALDVNTEERVEARLREVLRETTTLIVAHRPSTVALADRVALLEGGTITAVGTHTELLAENDHYRYVIASLDAGPKDLDTELDELEEAEEARR from the coding sequence ATGTCCAAGCAAACGTCTTTCTTTACCTCCGTCGGCCGCCTGTACCCTCATGTGCGGCCTATCCTCCCCCGACTCTTCATGGGGCTCATCTGCGCCCTGCTGGCGAGCATCGTCGCGCTGACCATCCCGCAAGTGCTGCGGGTCCTGGTCAACAACTCCCTGCAGCCCGGCGGTTCCACGGACGCCGTCTGGATTGCCGCCGTCGTGATTCTTGCCTTGGGCATTGCTGAAGCCGGGCTGGTGGCCTTGCGCCGGCAGTTCGTCATCAACCCCGCCACCACGGTGGAAACCCGGATGCGCGTGACCCTTTACGGCCACCTGCAACAGCTCACCGTGGCGTTCCACGACCGCTGGGGTTCCGGTCAGTTGCTCTCTCGCGCCATGACGGACCTGAGCTTCCTGCGCCGCTGGATGGCGTTCGGCGCCATCATGTTGGTAGTCACCACGCTGACGGTGATCATCGGCGTGGGCGTGATGTTCTCCATGAGCTGGCAGCTGGCACTGATCTTCCTTGCAGCGGCCGTGCCGATCATGATCAACTCGTTCCGCTTCCGCCGCCGCTTCAGCTTGGTCACCCGCCTCAGTCAGGACCAGGCCGGCGACCTCGCCACCACCGTGGAGGAATCCGTCCACGGCATCCGCGTGCTGAAAGCTTTTGGGCGGAGCCGCGAAGCCCTTGAGAACTTCAACGGCCAGGCTGAGGAACTTCGTCAGACCGAGATCGCCAAGGCCAAGCAGCAAGCCGGGTTCACGCTGGTGGTCACTTTGCTGCCGGAGCTGGCGCTGGGCGTCGGTCTGGTGGTGGGCATCATGCTTGTGGCTAACGGACAACTGAGCATCGGCGCGCTGGTGGCGTTCTTTGCCACAGCCGCGGTGGTGGCCACTCCCGTCGAATTCTCGGGCATGCTGCTGGCCATGGCGCTGACCGCCAAGACCGCGTTGGACCGCCACTTCGAGGTGATGGACACGGAAAACACCATCACCTCCCCGGACCACGCCACGGTTCCGGAAACCCTAAAGGGCGCCTTGCGCTTTGAGCACGCAGGTTTCGGGTTCGACGACGGCGGTACCCTCCTGCACGACGTCACCCTGGACATCCGCCCCGGCGAGACCATGGCCCTGGTGGGCATTACGGGTAGCGGCAAGAGCGCCCTGCTCCAGCTGGTCCCCCGGCTGTATGACGTGACCTCGGGTGCGGTGACGATCGACGGCGTGGATGTCCGCGACTACGACATCGATGAGCTCCGGAGAATCGTGGCAGTCGCCTTCGAGGACACCACGTTGTTCTCCAGTTCCGTGCGGGACAACGTGCTCCTCGGAGCCCCTGATCCCAGCGACGCAGCCCTGGATGAGGCCCTGGATGTGGCTCAAGCGCACTTTGCCTACTCACTTCCGGATGGCGTGGACACCTTGATCGGCGAGGAAGGACTGAGTCTTTCAGGTGGCCAGCGGCAACGCATTGCACTGGCCCGCGCCATCGCCGCCAAGCCCAAGGTGTTGGTCCTTGACGATCCTTTGTCCGCCCTCGACGTGAACACGGAAGAACGCGTGGAAGCCCGTTTGCGCGAGGTCCTCCGCGAGACAACCACACTGATCGTTGCGCACCGACCTTCCACGGTGGCCTTGGCGGACCGGGTGGCCTTGCTCGAAGGCGGAACCATTACCGCCGTCGGAACCCATACGGAACTGTTGGCCGAGAACGATCACTACCGCTATGTCATCGCCAGCCTGGACGCCGGCCCGAAGGACTTGGACACCGAACTGGACGAGCTCGAAGAAGCCGAGGAGGCCCGCCGATGA
- a CDS encoding MarP family serine protease, with translation MFGLTILDLALILMLLSYLIYGLRNGFMVTLGGIAGFIVGAIAAFMAVPLVSGWVTDSGWRLTATVGAAVVLIALGHGLGTMIGRKVRHAVRINPLHAVDRLIGGVVSVVVAALVMSMLAFSISSLGVPFVSQQLAESRVIRYIDNLTPTPVKSTMAQLRSTVIGDGIPKLIEGIGPVTPVPVPNESTDTPALNQAADSVLKIAGTAFECGQNQTGSGFVVSPGRVVTNAHVVAGVSQPVVEVPDGGALPGRVVYFDSQRDIAVLAVDGLQSSPLTLSADLPAGSSAAFAGYPHGGPFQSKPATVQGISTILVPDIYGNNPSPELVYRLAGDVQPGNSGGPLLTTQGQVAGLIFAKTTTDAALGFALTMADLEPVAAQAPGLSSPVSAGQCTRK, from the coding sequence GTGTTTGGCTTGACGATATTGGATTTGGCATTGATTCTGATGCTGCTGTCCTACCTGATCTATGGCCTGCGTAACGGCTTTATGGTCACGCTGGGTGGAATCGCGGGATTCATCGTCGGCGCTATTGCTGCCTTCATGGCCGTGCCCCTCGTCAGCGGCTGGGTGACCGACAGCGGTTGGAGGCTGACCGCCACGGTGGGTGCCGCCGTCGTGCTTATTGCTTTGGGGCATGGCTTGGGCACCATGATCGGGCGTAAAGTCCGCCACGCCGTGCGGATCAATCCGCTGCATGCGGTGGACCGGTTGATCGGCGGCGTGGTGAGTGTGGTGGTGGCGGCGCTGGTGATGTCCATGCTGGCCTTCAGCATCAGCTCTCTGGGTGTGCCGTTCGTTTCGCAGCAGTTGGCCGAGTCCCGCGTCATTCGCTACATCGACAACCTGACGCCCACGCCCGTCAAGAGCACCATGGCTCAGCTGCGGTCCACGGTGATCGGTGACGGAATACCTAAGCTCATCGAGGGCATCGGGCCTGTCACACCGGTGCCCGTTCCCAACGAGTCAACCGACACACCTGCCCTGAACCAGGCTGCGGATTCCGTCCTCAAGATCGCCGGCACCGCATTCGAGTGCGGGCAGAACCAGACCGGATCCGGATTTGTTGTCTCGCCCGGGCGCGTCGTCACCAACGCGCACGTTGTGGCGGGCGTGTCGCAGCCTGTTGTGGAAGTGCCCGACGGCGGCGCGTTGCCGGGTCGGGTGGTTTACTTCGACTCCCAGCGGGACATCGCAGTGCTGGCCGTGGACGGACTGCAGTCCAGCCCGCTGACCTTGAGTGCCGACCTGCCCGCAGGCAGCTCTGCCGCTTTCGCGGGATACCCGCACGGCGGTCCCTTCCAATCCAAGCCGGCCACTGTCCAAGGCATTTCAACCATTCTGGTTCCGGACATTTATGGCAACAATCCTTCGCCTGAGCTGGTCTACAGGCTGGCAGGCGACGTTCAGCCGGGTAACTCGGGCGGTCCGCTGCTGACCACGCAGGGACAGGTGGCCGGCCTGATCTTCGCCAAGACCACCACCGACGCCGCTCTCGGCTTCGCGCTCACCATGGCGGACCTGGAACCCGTGGCTGCGCAGGCTCCCGGTCTGAGCAGTCCCGTATCGGCTGGCCAGTGCACCCGTAAATAG
- a CDS encoding DUF4177 domain-containing protein: MTKWEYATIPLIIHATKQILDQWGEDGWELVQVVGGPDGKGLVAYLKREKQ, from the coding sequence ATGACCAAATGGGAGTACGCCACGATTCCGCTCATTATTCACGCTACAAAGCAGATCCTGGACCAGTGGGGCGAGGACGGCTGGGAGCTCGTCCAGGTCGTCGGTGGACCCGATGGCAAAGGCCTCGTAGCATACCTGAAGAGGGAGAAGCAGTAA
- a CDS encoding RidA family protein, with product MTTPAETTSAAESGAPTSAVEQRLAELGLTLPEVAAPVADYVPAIVSGNYVYTSGQLPFINGKLEATGKVSLGELGTSDEPTVDPEDAKRYAALCAINALAAVKSVIGDLDRVTRIVKVVGFVASESTFTGQPGVINGASELLGQVFGDAGKHARSAVGVSVLPLDSPVEVELIAEFS from the coding sequence ATGACAACCCCCGCAGAAACCACGTCTGCCGCGGAATCCGGCGCCCCCACGTCTGCTGTTGAGCAGCGTCTGGCCGAGCTCGGGTTGACCCTGCCTGAGGTAGCCGCGCCGGTGGCTGATTACGTCCCCGCAATCGTTTCCGGTAACTACGTCTACACGTCCGGCCAGCTGCCCTTTATTAACGGCAAACTCGAAGCTACGGGCAAGGTGTCCCTCGGCGAGTTGGGCACGTCCGACGAACCCACTGTTGACCCGGAAGACGCCAAACGTTACGCCGCTCTCTGTGCCATCAACGCCCTCGCTGCAGTCAAGAGCGTCATCGGCGATCTGGACCGCGTCACCCGCATCGTCAAAGTTGTGGGCTTCGTAGCCTCCGAGTCCACCTTCACCGGACAGCCCGGCGTGATCAACGGTGCGTCCGAACTCCTGGGACAGGTATTCGGTGACGCCGGCAAGCACGCACGCTCCGCCGTCGGCGTTTCTGTCCTGCCGCTCGACTCTCCCGTTGAAGTCGAGCTCATCGCTGAATTCAGCTAA
- a CDS encoding ABC transporter ATP-binding protein codes for MSAATFGTANEDNTHLTKADSKAVRRRSLTLLASLIRPVRLRFWLTIAMVVVSQLTRVAGPALIAFGIDNALPALQAGDNGPLVLAGSLYLAAAIATAGMTALYVTSTARLSQAMLLDLRLRVFRHTQRLSLEFHEKYTSGRIIARQTSDLEALRELLDSGVSSLASGMLFMVFTAVTVFALDWQSGLIVLAAGVPMFFLARWYQKHSQIAFRESRVVSARLIVHFVETMTGIRAVKAFRKERENASRYGELAEDYRKNTVRSINLNGIFQPGLVLIGNVCVAVVLLFGGFRVLSGDLAVGVLLALILSTKRFFQPVDQMAMFYNSFQSAQAALEKVSGLLEEIPTVRPPKNPVPLKSSRGEIDFKGVEFGYSDGKVVVPKLDLHIPAGQTVALVGQTGAGKSTLAKLVARFYDVTSGAITLDGVDLRDLSTTDLRRAVVMVTQEAFLFSGSVADNIALGRPEASRSEIEAAAAAVGAHEFIMSLPEGYDTDVNKRGGRVSSGQRQLIGFARAFLAAPAVLILDEATSSLDIPSERMVQQGLSKLLEGVAGGRGARTAIIIAHRLSTVETADRVLVVHDGRIVEDGTPAELISGGGRFAQLHGAWRDSLV; via the coding sequence ATGAGCGCCGCAACTTTTGGCACGGCCAACGAGGACAACACACACCTCACCAAAGCGGACAGCAAAGCCGTACGACGCCGGTCGCTCACCTTGCTTGCCTCACTCATCCGTCCCGTGCGGCTGCGTTTCTGGCTAACGATTGCGATGGTGGTGGTCTCGCAGCTCACCCGGGTTGCCGGGCCTGCGCTGATCGCCTTTGGCATCGACAACGCCCTGCCTGCGCTGCAGGCTGGCGACAACGGACCCCTGGTGCTTGCTGGTTCGTTGTACCTGGCGGCCGCGATCGCCACTGCTGGGATGACTGCGCTGTATGTGACCTCCACTGCCCGGCTCAGCCAGGCAATGCTTCTGGATTTGCGCCTGCGGGTCTTCCGGCACACCCAACGGTTGAGCCTCGAGTTCCACGAGAAGTACACCTCGGGCCGCATCATCGCCCGGCAAACCTCGGACCTTGAGGCGTTGCGTGAACTCTTGGATTCCGGGGTCAGCTCCTTGGCCTCCGGCATGCTGTTCATGGTGTTCACCGCTGTGACTGTTTTTGCCCTGGATTGGCAAAGCGGACTGATAGTCCTCGCGGCCGGCGTGCCCATGTTCTTCCTTGCCCGCTGGTACCAGAAGCATTCGCAGATCGCGTTCCGTGAATCCCGCGTGGTGTCCGCGCGCCTGATCGTGCACTTTGTGGAGACCATGACCGGTATCCGTGCGGTGAAGGCGTTCCGCAAAGAGCGCGAGAATGCATCCCGTTACGGCGAGTTGGCTGAGGACTACCGCAAGAACACCGTCCGCTCCATCAACCTGAACGGCATTTTCCAGCCGGGCTTGGTGCTGATCGGCAATGTTTGTGTGGCCGTGGTCCTGCTGTTTGGCGGCTTCCGCGTGCTGAGTGGGGACTTGGCTGTCGGCGTCCTGCTGGCACTGATCCTCTCCACTAAACGCTTCTTCCAGCCGGTGGACCAGATGGCCATGTTCTACAACTCGTTCCAGAGCGCCCAGGCAGCGCTGGAAAAGGTGTCCGGACTTCTTGAGGAAATACCTACTGTCCGCCCGCCGAAGAACCCTGTGCCGTTGAAGAGCTCACGCGGCGAAATCGACTTCAAGGGCGTGGAGTTCGGCTACAGCGACGGCAAGGTGGTGGTTCCCAAGCTGGACCTGCACATCCCTGCCGGGCAGACTGTTGCGCTGGTTGGCCAGACGGGAGCGGGCAAGTCCACGCTGGCCAAGCTCGTGGCACGCTTCTACGATGTCACCTCCGGTGCGATCACCCTTGACGGTGTTGATCTCAGGGACCTGTCCACCACGGATCTCCGCCGTGCAGTGGTGATGGTGACGCAGGAAGCTTTCCTCTTCAGCGGCTCCGTGGCGGACAACATCGCCTTGGGCAGGCCCGAGGCGTCGCGGTCCGAAATCGAGGCCGCCGCTGCAGCAGTGGGAGCCCACGAGTTCATCATGAGCCTCCCCGAAGGCTACGACACAGACGTCAACAAGCGCGGTGGCCGGGTTTCTTCGGGTCAACGACAGCTCATCGGCTTCGCCCGCGCCTTCCTGGCCGCACCGGCTGTGCTGATCCTGGACGAGGCAACGTCATCCCTGGACATCCCTTCTGAGCGCATGGTCCAGCAGGGATTGTCCAAACTGTTGGAGGGAGTGGCCGGCGGAAGGGGAGCTCGGACGGCGATCATCATTGCCCACCGCCTTTCCACAGTGGAGACGGCGGACAGGGTCTTGGTGGTCCACGACGGACGCATTGTGGAGGATGGAACCCCTGCTGAACTGATTAGCGGTGGCGGACGGTTTGCCCAGTTGCATGGGGCGTGGCGGGACTCGCTGGTGTAG